The proteins below are encoded in one region of Paramisgurnus dabryanus chromosome 2, PD_genome_1.1, whole genome shotgun sequence:
- the pea15 gene encoding astrocytic phosphoprotein PEA-15: MSEYSSLLSDLSDNITNEDLEQLKSACKEDISEDQSNSITSSRDWFTYLEKNDKLTQDDLTYIEHIFEISRRPDLLTRVIEYRTTVLKISEDDEIDTKLTRIPSAKKYKDIIRQPSEDEIIKLAPPPKKA, translated from the exons ATGTCGGAGTACAGCTCACTGTTGAGTGACCTGTCTGACAACATCACTAATGAAGACCTGGAGCAGCTGAAATCAGCCTGTAAAGAGGACATCTCTGAAGATCAGAGCAACTCCATCACCTCCTCCAGAGACTGGTTCACCTACCTAGAGAAAAATGACAAACTGACACaag ATGACTTAACTTACATCGAGCACATCTTTGAGATCTCAAGGCGACCTGACCTTCTGACCCGGGTCATTGAGTACCGCACGACCGTGCTGAAGATCTCTGAAGAcgatgagattgacaccaaactTACACGCATCCCCTCTGCCAAGAAATACAAGG ATATCATTCGCCAGCCGTCAGAAGATGAGATCATCAAACTGGCCCCTCCGCCGAAAAAAGCATGA